From Daucus carota subsp. sativus chromosome 6, DH1 v3.0, whole genome shotgun sequence, the proteins below share one genomic window:
- the LOC108224290 gene encoding transcription termination factor MTERF5, chloroplastic isoform X2, producing the protein MYLCICVCIYLVKVNYTKHRCTHFSPWTPTLDMLILRARGIHWSKMLGLACIYNGRELTTLEIREALSPYLDVLAEEYGEILIDVVENFPSAPDKGRYDESLPKATVKESLETMSPPTAPLDSKKLKALARVSNLGPSGKLPPHIIYLVELGMELETIKEVIRKFPAFAYYSLEGKIKPVVEFLIELGVPKSDIPIILTKRPQLCGISLSENLIPTMTFLEDLGVDKQQWAKVIYRFPALLTYSRPKLTATVDFLYEMGLSAESVSKTLTRCPNIISYSVEEKLRPTAEYFGSLGVDVALLLARAPQTFGLSIEANLKPVTEFFLEMGYTIEDIGTMISRYGALYTFSLKENVIPKWEFFLTMGYPRYELVKFPQYFGYSLEERIKPRYAIVKDRGVKLLLNQVLSLSDIEFHKVLKRKSEKLLSD; encoded by the exons atgtatttatgtatatgtgtatgtatatatttggtTAAGGTCAATTACACTAAACACAGATGCACGCATTTTTCTCCTTGGACTCCAACCCTCGACATGTTGATACTAAGGGCGAGGGGGATCCACTGGAGTAAAATGCTAGGGCTTGCTTGTATTTATAATG GAAGGGAGCTTACAACTCTAGAGATTAGGGAGGCTCTTTCTCCTTACCTTGATGTTCTTGCTGAGGAGTATGGAGAGATCTTGATAGATGTCGTGGAAAACTTTCCCAGTGCACCTGATAAAGGAAGATACGATGAAAGTTTACCCAAAGCAACTGTTAAAGAAAGCTTGGAGACTATGTCTCCACCAACAGCACCTCTGGACTCGAAGAAGCTCAAAGCTTTGGCTCGGGTTAGTAATTTGGGCCCATCTGGGAAGCTTCCCCCACATATCATTTACCTTGTAGAGCTTGGCATGGAACTTGAGACAATAAAGGAAGTGATCCGCAAGTTCCCTGCTTTTGCCTATTACAGCTTAGAAGGAAAAATCAAGCCAGTTGTCGAGTTTCTTATTGAACTTGGTGTACCAAAATCAGATATCCCTATTATACTGACTAAAAGGCCTCAACTTTGTGGAATCAGTCTATCTGAGAATCTCATTCCTACCATGACATTTCTGGAGGATTTAGGAGTGGATAAGCAACAGTGGGCAAAAGTAATTTACCGCTTTCCTGCACTACTCACCTATAGCAGACCAAAACTGACAGCAACTGTTGATTTTCTTTATGAAATGGGTCTTTCTGCTGAAAGTGTGAGTAAGACCCTGACTCGCTGCCCAAATATTATAAGTTACAGTGTGGAAGAGAAGCTTCGCCCCACAGCTGAGTACTTTGGATCTTTGGGAGTTGATGTTGCTCTTCTGCTAGCCCGAGCTCCGCAAACTTTTGGTCTAAGTATTGAAGCTAATTTGAAGCCTGTAACTGAGTTCTTCTTGGAAATGGGATACACCATTGAAGATATAGGGACTATGATTTCGAGATATGGGGCGCTTTACACTTTTAGTTTGAAAGAGAATGTGATTCCGAAGTGGGAGTTCTTTCTGACCATGGGTTATCCAAGATATGAGCTTGTTAAATTTCCTCAGTATTTTGGTTATAGTTTGGAAGAGAGGATTAAACCTAGATATGCAATAGTGAAGGACAGAGGAGTGAAATTGCTCCTGAACCAGGTGCTTTCTCTGTCAGATATCGAGTTTCATAAAGTTTTGAAACGCAAATCAGAGAAGTTGCTTTCAGATTAG
- the LOC108224290 gene encoding transcription termination factor MTERF5, chloroplastic isoform X1, translating to MEASTFIHFLELSSLPRSTISIPRTQLSFPRRHFSCSAKYDGSFNLRVVPSNLLAAEKEEAKALLTLFLKKQGLSNAAASRTINKSDLFIDHLISRLHSIHKSRYLVGRELTTLEIREALSPYLDVLAEEYGEILIDVVENFPSAPDKGRYDESLPKATVKESLETMSPPTAPLDSKKLKALARVSNLGPSGKLPPHIIYLVELGMELETIKEVIRKFPAFAYYSLEGKIKPVVEFLIELGVPKSDIPIILTKRPQLCGISLSENLIPTMTFLEDLGVDKQQWAKVIYRFPALLTYSRPKLTATVDFLYEMGLSAESVSKTLTRCPNIISYSVEEKLRPTAEYFGSLGVDVALLLARAPQTFGLSIEANLKPVTEFFLEMGYTIEDIGTMISRYGALYTFSLKENVIPKWEFFLTMGYPRYELVKFPQYFGYSLEERIKPRYAIVKDRGVKLLLNQVLSLSDIEFHKVLKRKSEKLLSD from the exons ATGGAAGCTTCAACTTTTATCCATTTCTTGGAGCTTTCTTCCTTACCCAGATCAACCATTTCAATACCCAg GACTCAATTATCATTTCCTCGAAGACACTTTTCATGCAGTGCAAAGTATG ATGGGTCTTTCAACTTGAGAGTTGTCCCTTCGAATTTGCTAGCAGCAGAAAAGGAGGAGGCCAAGGCTTTGTTaactttatttttaaagaaacaAGGTCTGAGCAATGCAGCAGCATCAAGAACTATCAACAAGTCAGATCTATTCATTGATCACCTTATCTCCAGGCTTCACTCTATTCATAAATCTCGGTATCTAGTAG GAAGGGAGCTTACAACTCTAGAGATTAGGGAGGCTCTTTCTCCTTACCTTGATGTTCTTGCTGAGGAGTATGGAGAGATCTTGATAGATGTCGTGGAAAACTTTCCCAGTGCACCTGATAAAGGAAGATACGATGAAAGTTTACCCAAAGCAACTGTTAAAGAAAGCTTGGAGACTATGTCTCCACCAACAGCACCTCTGGACTCGAAGAAGCTCAAAGCTTTGGCTCGGGTTAGTAATTTGGGCCCATCTGGGAAGCTTCCCCCACATATCATTTACCTTGTAGAGCTTGGCATGGAACTTGAGACAATAAAGGAAGTGATCCGCAAGTTCCCTGCTTTTGCCTATTACAGCTTAGAAGGAAAAATCAAGCCAGTTGTCGAGTTTCTTATTGAACTTGGTGTACCAAAATCAGATATCCCTATTATACTGACTAAAAGGCCTCAACTTTGTGGAATCAGTCTATCTGAGAATCTCATTCCTACCATGACATTTCTGGAGGATTTAGGAGTGGATAAGCAACAGTGGGCAAAAGTAATTTACCGCTTTCCTGCACTACTCACCTATAGCAGACCAAAACTGACAGCAACTGTTGATTTTCTTTATGAAATGGGTCTTTCTGCTGAAAGTGTGAGTAAGACCCTGACTCGCTGCCCAAATATTATAAGTTACAGTGTGGAAGAGAAGCTTCGCCCCACAGCTGAGTACTTTGGATCTTTGGGAGTTGATGTTGCTCTTCTGCTAGCCCGAGCTCCGCAAACTTTTGGTCTAAGTATTGAAGCTAATTTGAAGCCTGTAACTGAGTTCTTCTTGGAAATGGGATACACCATTGAAGATATAGGGACTATGATTTCGAGATATGGGGCGCTTTACACTTTTAGTTTGAAAGAGAATGTGATTCCGAAGTGGGAGTTCTTTCTGACCATGGGTTATCCAAGATATGAGCTTGTTAAATTTCCTCAGTATTTTGGTTATAGTTTGGAAGAGAGGATTAAACCTAGATATGCAATAGTGAAGGACAGAGGAGTGAAATTGCTCCTGAACCAGGTGCTTTCTCTGTCAGATATCGAGTTTCATAAAGTTTTGAAACGCAAATCAGAGAAGTTGCTTTCAGATTAG
- the LOC108224486 gene encoding sister chromatid cohesion 1 protein 2, giving the protein MFYSQELLSKKGALGTIWAAAHSLKKLTKEDVFDSNISSFVDKILLDEVPAATYRILAYLLLGVVRIYSMKVEYLFCDCNNVLSEVRHFITSAKIDADIELMCAPYSSITVPERFELDAFDLEIIEDLNRDHHTKMQEEITLKDKDDGISSPSFQQSYMEEDTSNLGGFSAVHATCNDHYSMSNTTAEMVASTLHNIRNLDRSMDKFQNYRFSLEDCLPPMLFDEDEERADPSRKFHEDSQKDGVEMNPSNSPIMLGDGGIPEGNAELLDDKERADPSRKFHEDSQKDGVEMNPPNSPKTLGDGGRPEGNAESLDEEHANSANKEFSNFTGLQNEKIQIIPPRCPISIYIDTTPESKVPNSPGVRTPGLMAVGTPATKEGARVSQKRKSIYDAKEIDIANNVYKAGLDDPGESARVSRKQKCLYDANGIVIRNEVYKAGLDDPSELVKKRKKAALRDNANQISEKTFFQPLIPGVSINFRSLSLLSEKEQKSPEKKDTIITPTKTLSIGSLGSHETPAEISVTPSSHVTNSVSQCYNNTCGSTNSERLGSATSFASVDREFSAIGDLKFDGSSMSFATVDGELSPVEDPEYDESLTTQEEEINLCEGDDEQEKYHWSTRTRAVARYLHTEFVARKKRGEDEVVKLSQVVEGKSKKRNARMFYELLGLATQGFVDVKQDNPYDDISIMETSKCKQPFRADNMA; this is encoded by the exons ATAAGATATTGCTGGATGAAGTTCCCGCTGCTACGTATAGAATTCTGGCCTACCTTCTTCTTGGTGTTGTGAGAATATACTCCATGAAAGTTGAGTATCTGTTTTGTGACTGCAATAATGTGCTATCCGAAGTCCGTCACTTCATCACTAGCGCAAAAATTGATGCTGATATCGAATTGATGTGTGCACCTTATTCCTCTATAACTGTGCCAGAAAGATTTGAGCTTGATGCTTTTGATCTTGAAATTATAGAAGATTTGAACAG AGACCACCACACTAAGATGCAAGAAGAAATCACTCTGAAAG ATAAAGATGATGGGATTAGCTCTCCATCCTTTCAACAG TCTTATATGGAGGAAGATACTTCTAATCTTGGAGGTTTCTCTGCTGTTCATGCTACATGTAACGA TCACTATTCGATGTCTAACACAACTGCGGAAATGGTAGCCAGCACATTGCATAACATAAGAAACTTAGACAGGAGCATGGACAAATTCCAGAATTATAGATTCTCCTTAGAGGACTGCCTGCCTCCTATGCTatttgatgaagatgaagagagaGCAGATCCGAGTAGAAAATTTCACGAAGATAGCCAAAAAGATGGAGTGGAGATGAATCCTTCAAACTCTCCTATAATGTTGGGAGATGGTGGAATACCTGAAGGCAATGCTGAATTATTGGATGATAAAGAGAGAGCAGATCCGAGTAGAAAATTTCATGAAGATAGCCAAAAAGATGGAGTGGAGATGAATCCTCCAAACTCTCCTAAAACATTGGGAGATGGCGGAAGACCTGAAGGCAATGCTGAATCATTGGATGAAGAGCATGCAAATTCAGCCAATAAGGAATTTTCTAATTTCACTGGTCTGCAAAATGAGAAGATTCAGATCATCCCACCAAGATGTCCCATTTCCATTTACATTGATACAACTCCAGAGTCAAAGGTTCCTAATTCTCCAG GTGTTAGAACTCCAGGTTTAATGGCTGTTGGTACGCCGGCTACTAAGGAGGGTGCTCGTGTTTCACAAAAGAGAAAAAGTATATACGATGCTAAAGAAATTGATATAGCGAACAA TGTATATAAGGCAGGGCTTGATGATCCGGGTGAGAGTGCTCGTGTTTCAAGGAAGCAGAAATGTCTTTATGATGCTAACGGAATTGTGATAAGAAATGA GGTATATAAGGCAGGGCTTGATGATCCAAGTGAGTTGGTAAAAAAACGTAAGAAAGCTGCACTTCGCGATAATGCAAATCAAATATCTGAGAAGACCTTTTTTCAGCCTTTAATTCCTG GTGTTTCTATAAATTttaggtctctctctctcctatCTGAAAAGGAACAAAAGAGTCCAGAGAAAAAAGATACTATCATAACTCCTACAAAAACTCTTAGTATAGGGTCCCTTGGTAGCCATGAAACACCTGCAGAAATTTCAGTTACCCCTTCATCGCATGTAACCAACTCAGTTTCACAATGTTACAATAATACATGTGGGTCTACTAATTCGGAGAGACTGGGAAGCGCAACATCCTTTGCAAGTGTTGATAGAGAATTCTCTGCCATTGGGGATCTGAAATTCGATGGGAGTTCGATGTCCTTTGCTACTGTTGATGGAGAACTGTCTCCCGTCGAGGATCCAGAATATGATGAGAGCTTGACGACTCAAGAGGAG GAAATCAATTTATGTGAAGGAGATGATGAGCAGGAGAAGT ATCACTGGTCTACTAGAACCAG AGCTGTCGCAAGATATCTGCACACAGAATTTGTTGCCAGAAAGAAGAGAGGAGAAGATGAAGTTGTGAAGTTGTCACAGGTGGTGGAAGGAAAGTCGAAGAAAAGGAATGCAAGGATGTTTTATGAGCTACTG GGACTGGCAACTCAAGGTTTTGTGGATGTGAAGCAAGATAACCCATATGATGATATATCTATCATGGAGACCTCCAAATGTAAGCAGCCGTTCAGAGCTGATAATATGGCATAG